The Rhizobium sp. Pop5 genome segment CGGTGCCGCTGCTTGAGAATCACTTGCGCCGCCTCGATTTGTTGACACTATTGCCTACTGAGGCGGCGCATTACGTTCAGTGCTGGACTGTCATGTCAAAGGTCAGGTCCGCACTCGAATTTCGCAATCTGCCAGAAATCATGGATGCGCTGGATCGGGCCGGCATCGCCTGGTTCCTGGTGAAGGGACCAGATCTCGCGCTTCTCCACTATCCCGATCCACTCCTACGGCCGATGACCGATCTCGACATCATGGTCAAGCCCGCTGACGCGCAGCGCGTGCAGCGGCTCATGTTCGATCTCGGCTACCGGCACGGTATTTTCGACCCTTCAAATGGCAACTGGCATCCGGAACGAAAGGAACTCGATGACGAAACCTTCCGCGAAAGCTATTCCTTGCCGGTGTTTGTAAGGATAGAATCCGTTGAATCTCCGTTCCCTGGTCCCGCGGTGCCACGCCAGCTGCGCTACCGCCACGTAAAGGGATACATCGATTCCGCGAAGAAGCTGCACATGCCCATCTTCATTGATATGCATGTAAATCTCTCCGTCGGCATCGATGTCGAAGACATATGGTCAGGCGTGCGTCTTGCAAACGGTCTAGGCCGCATATTGCAGGTCCAATCCGCGACTGGCGCCGTCTGGTTCCTTTCGGCCAGGCTTTATCACGAGGCCTTCCTTTATAATTCGCTTCGACTATTGATGTTCGGCGATCTTCATGCGGTTCTACACAAAGAAATGGCGAATATTAGCTGGGCGGAGGTCGCTGCGATAGGTTACAAATACGAGATGAGGCCGGCGTTATATTTCGTCCTGACGCAGATGAAGCGCATCTGTGGGATAGACATACCGTCCGAGTTCCTAGAGCTCATTCGACCTGATCAAACCGAGGTACCACTTCAACATGATTGGGGCGACGTGTTGCCCAAACTGCTGTCTATTCCCACTGTTAACGATCTTGAGCTGGCGTAAATATGGCGCCCGAGTCACCATATCGTACAGATCCTGCGGCGAACGACCTTCGTATCGCAGCAACCGAAACCTCTGCAAAGTTTGCGTCAACAGTCCATCGGGCCCTCACGCGGTCAGGAATAACGATCCTAAACACGCAGGTGTTCAGCAATGGCCAGATGGCTGTCACTCCGCGCGACGGCGCGCTTGGCGGAAATGTGGTGGTCGTGCAAACATTTCCTGACAGCGTTCATGATCGTCTTTTCGAGTTGTTCCTAGCGCTTGGTGCCGTGCGGGCGCGGGGTCCCCGCACGATTACCGCTGTTCTTCCCTACCTCCCATATTCGCGTTCGGATCGCCCTGCCTTCGACGGCGGACCTGTACCGGTGCGAATCCTTGCGGGGATTATCGAAACGCTCGGTATAGATCGGCTGATAACTTTCGAACTCCATG includes the following:
- a CDS encoding nucleotidyltransferase family protein, which produces MLRLSPEDSILLITCRAYLRPEDEERLVRLCKEPVNWPYVVWRAEHNRTVPLLENHLRRLDLLTLLPTEAAHYVQCWTVMSKVRSALEFRNLPEIMDALDRAGIAWFLVKGPDLALLHYPDPLLRPMTDLDIMVKPADAQRVQRLMFDLGYRHGIFDPSNGNWHPERKELDDETFRESYSLPVFVRIESVESPFPGPAVPRQLRYRHVKGYIDSAKKLHMPIFIDMHVNLSVGIDVEDIWSGVRLANGLGRILQVQSATGAVWFLSARLYHEAFLYNSLRLLMFGDLHAVLHKEMANISWAEVAAIGYKYEMRPALYFVLTQMKRICGIDIPSEFLELIRPDQTEVPLQHDWGDVLPKLLSIPTVNDLELA